TCCATTTCAGGGAGGTTCCCTGTGACTTAATGGCTGGTTGGAGACCTGCACCATGGCAGTTTAATTCATTCTCTGATCTAATATAACCACGAAGGCTCTTGTGATCCATGCCAATGTCTCACCCCGCTGACCTTTTTGTCTCAGCAATACCTTGTGGAAGTGAGTTCCCCAGGTTAGCTGTGTGCTGGTTGGCAGTGGGCAGAGGCCACCCTGGAAATACTGTTCAGAAAAGGGGCTTGGCCAGGAAGAGGAAAGAggagagtggggaaggaaggaagtggtGGCCAGGGCTTGCCaatggggagaaggaggagagaatgGGCAGGTGTTTGGAGTCAGGGGTGAGTGGCTGTTCCCTGGAGCTGGGACCATGTCAGGGTAGTGGGGCTAAGCAAAGGAGTGAACTGGTGGGCAGAGGGGTTAAGCAGGGATCTCTGAGGAATCTGAGTCAGGAACTCTGGGTGAGAATTGACTCGGCCATGGGAGGGGGAATCTCAAAGAACAGGGGCTGAcagggtctgtggggtgggggttttGAGAGGGGTGGGAGAAGATTAAGGGCTGTGGGTGTTTGCTTGGGGGTCTGGGTTaggtgagggagagggagagaaacactCAGAGTCTAGGGTAAGATGGGTTCAGTGGGTGAATCATGGATCATCTCTAAATAAACGTTTCTTTGTAAAATTTTCATCCAGTCTCAATTATTATCCCCCAGATTTTggtaaagtgaggcacagagagttgaGGTAACATAGCTGCATAACTGGGCTTCCATCACAGGAGTTCTTCACATCTCGACCTTCTTTCTCTAGACACCAGGCTGACCTAGTTATCATTACAGGCTGGGATTCTCAAGGGTGTCTAAGGGATTTACGAGCCCAAGATGTACACGCCTTACTGCCATAGGCTCCTTTGCAAATCCCAGGCACCATTTTCAGCAATTCAGGGGAAGCCCAGGCCTTGGAAGTTAACGAGAGACACAGGGCCAGGATTACAAAGGGGTCTAGGGACCTAAAGGAGGAGATAGCTGCCTATTGGGATTGACAATAGCATCTAAGCAGGTTAAGCTCCTCACTCCCACTGAATAACCATGGGACTTAGTCCCCTAGCTCATTTAGGAGCATTGATAAATCCCCGTAGGTGCCTGTCTTCATCTTTGTGATCCTGGCCCACAGGTAACACAGAAGCTGGGCTGGAATCAGGGAACGCTGGGGGAGATCATAGGCCTGTGCTATGTTAGGGGCAGACTAGAGGATCAGAATGGCTCTTTTGGCTTTATCACCTAGGCACCTATGCACTTGCCTGTgggcctgtgctgctgagctgtgcagggctccagggagTGAGTCCCGCTAGCCCTTAGAAAATAGACATGAATAAATCACCTTCCCGCAGCATCTGTCCTTTAATGCCGATGATGCTCAGCGCCAGCTACACACAGCTCATCTGCAGAGCCAAGAGGTTTGAGTCAAGTTCTGGCTGAGCAGTCTCAAAATGAAGGGGGAAAGGATTCTCAGATGCCTGTGCCTTTAGCTTCTAGATTCTGGTAGATATTGACCAAAGAATCCTGGTGCTGGATGGCTGAATGGATAATACGTTGGGAAAAAAATCTACACAGATCAGCACAGTAAGTTTTCTGTGTCAATTAAATATGTTGGGGGATCAACATACAGGGGAAAATTAAGATGATAAATATGAATTACAATATGAACTTGTTAAGACTTTTACTCTCAATTTAATCAAATACCTACTGCTGATTGGAATTTTTCCATCCTTcaggaaaattttgacttttaacTGAAAACCTCAAATccatttttgtttcaatttttggcAAATGAAAACTTTTTGCTGAAAActggattatttttattacaaaaccaaaaatgtttgggttttgagTTTTCAATTTCTTTAAAAACCCGATTGAAAAATGTTTGGAGAAAAGCAGACAGATTCTGAGATTTGTTGTTGTTTAGCTGAAAATCCACTTTCCATTAGAAAGAACACAGATGAAAATTTCCTACCTGCCTTGAACTTCAAATAAATTGGGGAACATTAATATTGCCTGATAAAACCTTAATTTCAAACCATTTATTCTACTGCATCTATGTGATTTCTCTTCCAAAGGGATAGTTGTCCTAGTAGACAGAGCAgagaaaaggagggagggaggggaaacagaggcagaaaggggggaaatgactggcctaaggtcacacagcaggtcactggcagagaCAAGAGTAGAGCCCGTGTCCTGACAACTCCTGCACTGCACAGCGCAGAGTAAATGATACAACATAGTGGTGACAGAGGGCTGCTGCTAGTCCATTGTTACACGCAGGCCGAAGTGCAGCTAGGAGTTGGTGCTATAAATCAGTTTGGAAGCAGAAAGCAGGCCGTCTAGGCATAGAGCTTCGGGTAGAAAAATCACAGATGAGCTGCTACTTATGATGCTGGGTGAGTCTACATGAGAATCAGGCTGTGTTGGCATTTTAATCTATCCATTTCATGGCCAACCTGTGAGCTTGGTGATGGTTGCAGCAGAGGGATCTTCTCTGGAAGAATTGTTGGGTTTGGATTGTACTCTGTTCCATCCTTCATAAAGCATGTTCATAGGCCACAACTTGGGCCAAATCCTCAAAAGAGGTAAAGTAAcgaagctccattgactttaaatgaACCGACCCAATTTACACTAATGTGATAACGTGACTGATTGATTGTCAGAGGTGAGGAGCACTAACAATACTTCATCATTGCAAGTGACGAGTGCTGTGCACCTTTGACATTCATATAATGAGATATTACATGAAAGGGAATCAGGGCCATTCCCACTGTCACTCTAACTCTGATCATTGTCCTTCTCATTCCCCCTACAGCCATCACACGATGTACTgaggaagaaaatgtccaaccaaaccGCCATGACCGaattccttctcctgggattctctgatgttcgggagctgcagattttatactttgtggtgtttctagtgCTTTACCTCGCATCCCTACTGGGGAACCTTCTCATCATCACAGCCATAGCCCTCAAACACCAACTTCAcccccccatgtacttcttcctgatgaagctgtccatcctagacctcggatccatctctgtcaccatccccaaatccatggccaacTCCCTCATGAACACAAGATTGATTTCTTACTGTGGATGTGTTGCCCAAGTCTTTCTTGTcttcttcttcacttcagcagattTTGCCATACTGACCATCATGGCGTATGACCGATAtgtcgccatctgccaaccactgtGCTATGAGACagtgatgaacaggagagcttgtatccaaatggcagccagtgcctggatcagTGTTATTCTCTACTCTGCAGTGCACACTGGAAACACATTTGCAATATCTTTCTGTGGAGGCAACAtggtggatcagttcttctgtgaagTCCCCCAGCTTCTCAAGCTTGCTTGCTCTAACTCAGACCTCAGTGAAGTTGGGTTTCTCATCTTTAGTGTGTGCTTAGCCTCAAGCTGCTTTCTTTTCATAATTGTGtcatatgttcagatcttcaCCACAGTGTtgagaatcccctctgagcagggccagcataaagccttctccacctgcctccctcacctcaTTGTGGTCTCCTTGTTTATTTGCACTGGGACCTTTGCCTACTTGAAACCCAACTCCAGCTCAACCTCAGGTCTGGATCTCAtggtggctgttctctattcTGTGTTGCCACCAATGACGAATCTgatcatctacagcatgagaaAGAAAGAGCTCAAAGGTGCACTGAGTAAACTGGTAGGTTGGAGGTCTCTAAGAATAAAATGTCCATATTTCTCCGTCAGTAACAATTTCATTCTGTGTTTCTTTGTATAATCAGCTGATGACATTATTGCCTCCCTGAGAAAATACTGTTCAATCTGTTTATGGAGAATTGGGTATTTACACTAGGAAAAATCCAGACAAACATGACTCAAGAAAAAAGTTGTTATTAcagttttacaccaatgtaaataagATTGGAATCTATCTTCATATACTGCTATCCACCACCATACTATTTGAGCACCTTACCCATAAAATCAATAGTCATAGCAAAGTCCCTAGTGAGGTCTCAGGCTCTTCTTATTTTGGGGGGATAATCTCTGATTGAGGTATCAATCCAATTgttctttgtgttttttgtttacttgtttgtcagatttttttttgcttaacttgttggctggtttggtttgtttctttggAGGTGggaaagcctggggaggtggtgaGTGTTTGGTTACACAGGATTTTCGATATTTGCTCTCTCTTGGAAGTGCCATAATGTCATCTCTCTGATGGGGTTTTCTTAGCGAGATGAAGATTTGCTCCCCACAGTGACAACCTCATTAATCATAATGATCGATTTTTATTTGATTGTGAATTATGTTAACTAGCTAGCTAGATAATGAATAATCTATGGAGATTATTGTGAAAATTATTGTGCTTCTTTTCCTGTTAATGGCTGTCTATGTCCAGAACATGATTTTCTTATAAATACTCCTTATTAAACAAAGCGTTTTATGGCTATATCTTACTCTCTCATTTACAAACAGTTCATCCTAAAATACTTGGTGTTTGAACTTTGAGCTGTTTTGACAGGATACATTTTTAACATGCTCTCTTTCATTTCTCTGAACAAATGGAAGTATCACACTCGGGATCCTTAAAAACCAAGGAAGCAATCCTCAGCTAgtttaaattgtcatagctccattgaagtcaatagatctCGGAGACTTTTCACcacttgaggatctgctccaaaCACTCATGATTATGAATTTCAAACTCACTCCCCTTGAATACTCTGTACACAGGCCCTGATTCCACAGCCACTTCAGCACATTCTTTACTTTAATTGTAGGTTTAAAGGGAAACTCATGCTTAATTTTCTGTTGGAATGATGTTGACCAACGTGGTGTGCAGTTAGAAGACCAGTTTCTCCCCTAGCTTCCATGCAAGTGCCATTGCGTGCACTGACCAAACCCCCATCCCATTTCCCTAAATGTCACTGTTTCCATAAATGTTCCTGTCTGCATGGCTGGAATGTTCAGCTGAATCACATTCCCCGAAAAAGCAAAATTATTATTCATACAAAAAGATTTGGCTGTATTCATTCTGTTTTGCCAGTGATATAGAGTAGGAGCTCACTTCATCGTCCGGCAGAGATAAATCACAGGGTAGCTCACAAGTAGAGCTGGATGGAAAATTTCTGATTGAAACAGAGTTTTGTCCAAAAATGCTGATTCATAGAGCCCAAAATGATTCGCAGAAACGTCTGAGGTTTGATGAACTTTCAGGGAAGCAAGGGCAGATTGGCAATGGATTGCCTAACTGCCAAGCTGAGCTGCTAAGGAGCAGGAAGTTTGAAGACCTTGGTATGGGATCCCAGAGGCCGTGGCTCTAGGGCAATCTCAGCATGCAGACGACCCTGGCCCAGGAACACCAGGGCTTCCAGACTTCCAGGCCAGCTGGCTTCCCAAAATGGCCACTGAGTCACATAATATGGACAACCAGCTGGCTTGGAGCCTGGAATCAGCTGTTCAGCGAAACTCACATTCTGCTCCTATTAGCagccatgaaactgacaagaaagtCCATTTCACTCAGCAGATGCTGGGGTCCTGTGGAGAAAATTTTGTTTCTGAAGCACCACGTCTTGGTGTTTCTAAAACACCTCCGCCCCCCAGTTTTCAGTTAGAGGGAAAATTTGAAATAGCAACATTTCCCACAAAGCGGAAATTCCATGTTTTGGCCAGCTCTGCTTTCAAGCTTTGTTTGTTCTTATGGCCTCATTAGAAAACATCAAGGTAAAGTGTCCCTTCTCTCATCTTAAGGTAGACACCAGGGCAACAGTAATCTGCTGAGACACGTGAATAAACCAGTGGTGCTTCATTGGCAGTGGAATTGTCTTCTGAAGCTGCAAACCAAGTCTGTTAACCTTCAGGATGGGCTGCTGGCTTACCTGTTCTCCCAAGCTTTCCTTGAGGGCTTGGCTGGGTTGATGAGAAAATTATATGGAAGTTTCATTGGTTGAGGAGGGAGAATGTTAAAGTGAATGAATGGGGAATGATCTCCTGGTCAGTGAAAAGGGAAGAAGTTTAGTTTGGTTAAGGAAATTGTATGGATTGTGAATAGGGAATAAGGAGGAGGGAAGGTCTGTGATTGTTGTCAAGTGCAGAAGACTCTGTGTGGTGAAGGGTAAAAAGGTCTATGGCTGGTTCTTCTGGAGAATGTTTTGGTGGGTGAATGGAGGATAATCTTATCATTAGTAGAGAGTAGATGAGTCTACGGGTGGGGAAGGACAGATTTGTCTGATTAGTGGAGAGCATAGGAGTCTATGGGTGGTTGAAGGAGGCGAAAGTTCTAGTTGACTTCTGGGGGAAATTTTGCCATTGGTTACTGGAGAAAAATTACAGTCGGTTAATGGGAGAGTTTAATACTGAAGGAAGGAGAATGTTACCCATGATTTGGTGAACCAAGTCAGTGTATTTTGCATATATTCTTACAATACAGAGCAGAGGTCTAGCGTTTGGGCTTTCTTACCAGTCCAAATGAACAAATAATACAAATATTGCTGTCACTTGATTTTACGGCATTTCACATCTGAGAACTTGCAAGAAGTCTCCAGAATTGGAGCTGTGGGTCTCGCGAGGAACAGCACAAATTCAGCTATTATGTAAACTGTCAGGGCAATGTTATCTACATTAATGTTGTGCCCTCTGACACCATTCTGCCACTCTTGCCGCCTTCTTTCAAAAATTAGGATTCTGGGACCTGGTGTGTCAGTGACTTTAGACACCACACTGATGAATGGAGTAGAGAGAGAGATCATAATTGACAAGGGCTTGCATAGAGAAAGGATCCAGTGTCCCGTCCATGTCATCAGTGTTAGGGTTATTCTAATGTGAGGCTCTGTAGatgggtcagactcacccctgtggctcctcctgctggtgactccgggaattagctctgtttcagttcggagcgccctctgcaggctggtgatccgcctgtcttcaggccccccgtgtccctccctggacccggtgccctcttacatggggtgctgccacCTAGCAttaacccccaccctctatccccaccttgcctcagtatatggctactgccagtcattgtctagccccacatcctggggcagactgcagtatcagcctactcatcactggcaaggttgggtttggacctgctgccttggcctacccctgagctgccctctgcaacacccagtacctgttagccctctgctaggtcgcagcctggggctttccaggcaggagctccctagctcttcagcctttccccagccctgcttcactcaggtattcagtctctagctccctgcagccacgcccttctctctctgaaggcagagagagactgcctggcttctggcttccctggccttcttataaggccctgtggctcattttggggcgtggccccagctgcagccactgccccactcagcccagcctaaaggctgttttcttgagcctcggccccttcccagggctgtttttaaccccttcagggccagagcaggggtccaccctgctacaggctccCACAATCACTccatttgaagctgttccactctggtTAAATAattgttaggttttttttctctGATTTCTTTATGGTAGCCCGTATGAAATAAACAGGGGATCTTTGCCCAATTCCCAGAAGATGTCTCCCCATAATACTTATATCAACATTACTGGCAATAATTTGCCACAATCATTCTTGTGTTCCATTACTAAGGAAGCATGCAGGGATATGGAGAAGAGAATCTCCTTTTATGTACAGAAAGGGTCCTTCCAGGGCAGGGTAGAGGGGGAAGATTCCACAGCGGCCACTTTGGCTTCTGTGTGCTCTGTTTTGTTCTATGAATGGAGGAGTGTTAACGGGACATTTCATCTTGAATAGTCTCTTGGAATATGTgtgaactacttatgctaaactatgtTTTCTACCTCATATTTAGCTGTAACAttgtggccttgtctacactacacagttttgttgacaaaaggcaGCTTCTGTTGACAAAACAGTGGctgtgtacacactgcaatgctccACCCGCCATTTTAACTCTCCTGCTACACTGACTTAATAAAAACACCTTGGCAAGAGACGTAGAGCTTTTTGCAACATAGATAGTGTGACACAacgtcagtgtagacactgcattcctCACATCACTGGAATGGGCCTCCAGGAGGTACCCTACAATGCCCACCGTTACTGCTCTGGTCACCGTTTTTGAACTCAGCTGCCCTGCATCCAGCTACGCAGGATACACCCCTCCTCTTTCAAAGCCACAGGAAGATTTAAATTGTTCTTCCTGTTTGGTTGGTGTGGAGAGCTCATATAGCTGAGCATGCTGGCTTCCTGTAGCAAACAGGCACCTGCCTGGACTACATGGGAGTGGGTGGATCTCCTACATCTGTGGGTAGAGGAGGCtgtgggtttccctaactgtggtggggtgagagACGAagcgcatatccctatcttggtaccggagcaccaaggcagtgagtacataaaccgcaaggggtatttttcaatggtgctgcaagcactggtggatcacaagggacgtttcaccgatatcaacgtgggatggctgggaagggttcatgacgctcacatctttaggaactccggtCTGTTTGAACAGTTGCAGGAAGGAagttacttcccagaccagaaacttaccgttggggatgttgaaatgcctatagttatccttggggacccagcctaccccttaatgccatggctcatgaatccATACACAGGCAACCAGGACAGTAGTAAGGAgtagttcaactataggctgagcaagtgcagaatggtggtagaatgtgcatttggatgtttaaaagtgcGCTGGGGCAGTTTACTGACTtagttagacctcagtgaaaccaatattcccatttttattgctgcttgctgtgtgcaccacaatatctgtgagagtaagggggagatgtttatggtggggtgggaggttgaggcaaatcacttgGCCACTgattttgcacagccagacaccagggcaattagaagagcacagctgggcATGAAGtgtatcagagaagctttgaaaaccaggctACACTGTGACAGTTATATTTGTttttccttgatgaaaacccaccccccttggttgactctacttccctgtaaccCAACCGACCTCCCCCCTTTGATTACTGCTTTCAGAGGCAATAAAGGCATTActgtttcaaaatcatgcattctttattaattcatcacacaaatagggggaaaaGTTGCAAAGTAGCCTTGAGGGgtgatgaggggaggagggaaggacaaggccacactgcacttcaaaacttactgaatgccagccttctgttgcttgggcattcctctggggtggagaggttgggtccccagagccccccaccacGTTCttggcatctgggtgaggaggctatggaacatgtggaggggggagagcagttacacaggggctgcagcattGGTCTGTGCTCcggctgcctttcctgcagctccaccacatgccagtagcctcagcattggaTCTTGCCTCCTTTCATCGcgctgctgccacctctcatcttgtTCCCACCACCTCCTATCTCactcgtccctcctgtccttgcGTTCATTATCTGCTTtcctgcctccacgcattctgctgagctctttcagtgcagaAGAACTGCAAGAGCTTAGAGAACATTTAGTGGGGACCATGTACTACATTGGGTAAAACTCAACAGCTTGAGACCATTTTGTCGCACATCACATCAGTAGTTTGAGCTCAAGCTAtgagcaaaataaacaaacctaGAAACTTGTAACTGGGCTTATATCTAAGCAACCCTTAgctcaaatgaccccaaatttagGTCACTAACTGTACCCTGCACTGGGTAAGCATATATATGACTAAGCATATCATTTTTTTAAGGAGAGGTGGAACTTTAAACAGAAGTCATGGCACAACCTTCACTATCGGGGTGTTGCTGTGTAGTTATAATATTCATCTGTTCATTTACTGGCTGGGTACCCATCTCATAGGTTTCTATTAACCACGTTACTGGAATATTCTATGAGCATTGAGATGGGATTGTGATGTCCAGCAATGAGAATCTCAGATACAGGAACAAGCAAAAAGCTAGACATCAGGGCATAGATATTCAGCTCATGTCACTTGGCCTGGTTCCATAGCACTATGCCAATTTATAGCTGCTGAGGaactaattgacttcagtgggactgggatTGATTTACacaagagctgtttggggatctGGACCCTTTGACACCAAGGCAGCTAGAGGTGATTTACAAAAACTGGAGCTCTGACCCATTCACTCCAGCGATGCTACCCTGATTTGAACTTGCTGAGGATCTGAACCATTGATTCCAATAGATCTAGGGCTGATTTATACCCGCTGGGGATTTGGCCCCTCATCTTTCATTCTCTGACACGAATGTCTAGTGtacatttcacatttttaaacagtgcatCTGCAGCCAAAGGAGCCTTTTATTTTAGTGCTGTCTGCAGAAAGGATAAATGTTACtactgagagagaaagaaagaaagaaagaaagaaagaaagaaagaaagaaagaaagaaagaaagaaagaaagaaagaaacctggGCCATTCATCCCAGTAGAAGTTGAAGATCAGATAAAGAAAATCTCCACAACACAGAATTCCTCCAAAGTTCTGTCCCCaggggcagtgatgagctgctaaaatcttaacaaccggtttcctataaaaagttctgatttaagggatgtgccacagcatgtatttttgtaccaatagggctaccatacgtccgtattttcctgggaggaatttttaagaactgaaaagcgatttaagaactgaaaagcctgacatgtccaggaaaatacagatgtatgttaaccctacctaaattttttttttaaaaagatgggcctgaactagaaatgagctccttttcacatatgtgggtccccgccactcccttggggtgtgctaaggtgaccagatatcccaattttatagggacagtctcaatttttgggtctttttcatatataggctcctattacccctcacccccgtcctgatttttc
The Mauremys reevesii isolate NIE-2019 linkage group 15, ASM1616193v1, whole genome shotgun sequence DNA segment above includes these coding regions:
- the LOC120383564 gene encoding olfactory receptor 14A16-like, whose protein sequence is DLGSISVTIPKSMANSLMNTRLISYCGCVAQVFLVFFFTSADFAILTIMAYDRYVAICQPLCYETVMNRRACIQMAASAWISVILYSAVHTGNTFAISFCGGNMVDQFFCEVPQLLKLACSNSDLSEVGFLIFSVCLASSCFLFIIVSYVQIFTTVLRIPSEQGQHKAFSTCLPHLIVVSLFICTGTFAYLKPNSSSTSGLDLMVAVLYSVLPPMTNLIIYSMRKKELKGALSKLFILKYLVFEL